A part of Amycolatopsis camponoti genomic DNA contains:
- a CDS encoding NAD(P)-binding domain-containing protein: MGGADHETDVVVIGAGQAGLSAAYHLRRAGFGNRSGFVVLDHGKRAGGAWQYRWPSLVLGKVHGIYDLPGMAFGSPDVTRPASEVVSEYFARFESVYDLPVFRPVDVQSVTRAGERLVVSSPAESWAARAVISATGTWDRPFWPRYPGQETFAGRQVHTADYAGPEDFRGQRVVVVGGGASAVQLLMEFAPLARATAWVTRRPLVWRDEPFSENWGRDAVAKVDERVRAGLAPESVVSVTDLAVTPEVRAARAAGILERRPMFERITPDGVVWADGSRFDADVILWATGFRAAIDHLAPLHVREPGGGIRMDGTRVVREPRLHLVGYGPSASTVGANRAGRAAVAEIKKLLG, encoded by the coding sequence ATGGGTGGTGCGGATCACGAGACCGATGTCGTGGTGATCGGGGCGGGGCAGGCCGGACTCTCGGCCGCCTATCATCTGCGGCGGGCCGGGTTTGGCAACCGGTCCGGGTTCGTTGTGCTCGATCATGGGAAACGGGCTGGGGGCGCGTGGCAGTACCGGTGGCCCTCCCTCGTGCTCGGGAAGGTGCACGGCATCTACGACCTGCCCGGCATGGCCTTCGGCAGCCCGGACGTGACGCGTCCCGCCTCCGAAGTCGTCTCGGAGTACTTCGCTCGCTTCGAAAGCGTCTATGACCTCCCGGTCTTCAGGCCCGTTGACGTCCAGTCCGTGACGCGCGCGGGGGAGCGGCTGGTGGTTTCGAGCCCGGCCGAGTCCTGGGCCGCTCGGGCCGTGATCAGTGCGACCGGTACCTGGGATCGGCCCTTCTGGCCGCGCTACCCCGGCCAAGAGACCTTCGCCGGGCGTCAGGTGCACACCGCGGACTACGCCGGCCCCGAAGACTTTCGTGGGCAGCGGGTTGTCGTGGTCGGGGGTGGGGCCTCCGCCGTTCAGTTACTCATGGAGTTCGCCCCGCTCGCTCGCGCGACGGCGTGGGTGACACGGCGCCCGCTCGTGTGGCGCGACGAGCCGTTCAGTGAGAACTGGGGACGCGACGCCGTCGCGAAGGTCGATGAGCGGGTGCGGGCCGGGCTGGCGCCGGAGAGCGTTGTGAGCGTGACCGATCTCGCCGTGACGCCGGAAGTGCGCGCCGCACGCGCCGCCGGGATCCTCGAGCGGCGGCCGATGTTCGAGCGCATCACGCCCGACGGGGTCGTCTGGGCGGACGGCTCTCGCTTCGACGCCGACGTCATCCTCTGGGCGACCGGGTTCCGCGCGGCGATCGACCACCTCGCGCCGCTGCACGTCCGCGAACCCGGGGGCGGGATCCGGATGGACGGGACTCGCGTGGTGCGTGAACCGCGGCTGCACCTCGTGGGGTACGGGCCCTCGGCGAGCACGGTCGGGGCGAACCGGGCGGGGCGCGCGGCGGTCGCCGAGATCAAGAAGCTGCTGGGTTGA
- a CDS encoding SRPBCC family protein, which translates to MRLDHEFTVPAPIGEVWQAVVDPERVAPCMPGATLTKVEGDKFSGTVKVKLGPISLLYKGNGEFLEKDEAARKVTIKASGKDSRGSGTAAATVTLTLTEADGGTHGSVSTELSITGKPAQFGRGLISEVGGKILDTFAGCLSDKLAPSASPAPAPVAVAPTPEPTETAEPVAKPAVKPAPTTAEINTDPKPSPAPSDRPPLHSVPAAPETEAIDLLDYAGQSVLKRLAPVVAGIAAVIGLVAIIRALRK; encoded by the coding sequence GTGCGGCTCGACCACGAATTCACCGTCCCGGCTCCGATCGGCGAGGTCTGGCAGGCGGTCGTCGACCCCGAGCGCGTCGCCCCGTGCATGCCGGGCGCCACGCTGACGAAGGTCGAAGGGGACAAGTTCAGCGGGACGGTGAAGGTCAAGCTCGGGCCGATTTCCCTGCTGTACAAGGGGAACGGCGAGTTCCTGGAGAAGGACGAAGCCGCGCGCAAGGTCACGATCAAGGCCTCGGGCAAGGACTCACGCGGGTCGGGCACGGCGGCGGCGACGGTGACGCTGACCCTGACGGAGGCCGACGGCGGAACGCACGGCTCGGTGTCGACGGAGCTGTCGATCACGGGCAAGCCCGCCCAGTTCGGCCGCGGCCTGATCAGCGAGGTGGGCGGCAAGATCCTCGACACGTTCGCGGGGTGCCTGTCGGACAAGCTGGCGCCCTCGGCTTCGCCGGCGCCGGCCCCGGTGGCGGTGGCACCGACGCCCGAGCCGACGGAGACCGCGGAGCCGGTGGCCAAGCCGGCGGTCAAGCCCGCCCCGACGACGGCGGAGATCAACACGGACCCGAAGCCGTCGCCGGCACCGTCGGACCGTCCGCCGCTGCACAGCGTCCCGGCGGCCCCGGAGACGGAAGCGATCGACCTGCTCGATTACGCGGGACAGTCGGTGCTGAAGCGGCTGGCCCCGGTGGTGGCCGGAATCGCGGCGGTGATCGGCCTGGTGGCGATCATCCGGGCGCTGCGGAAGTAG
- a CDS encoding discoidin domain-containing protein yields MVAAITLLPGAIAAASTPQADVLLSQGKPVATSTVESSSYAGTKAVDGSTTTRWASVEGADPQWLRIDLGQSAAIHRVLLNWEAAYAKKYRIEVSDDGTNFTTASTVDAGDGKTDDLTVNAHGRYVRFVGVTRATSYGYSLWEMQVFGSTDSSGDTQAPTTPAGLTAGTTTATSAALTWSAATDNVGVAGYDILRDGTAVATSATPSYTDSGLTPDTSYSYAVRARDAAGNVSGSSTPVTVKTKAGSGTSFVLAAAGDIAERCTSSSSSCAHVKTAKLVDAMKPAAVITMGDNQYDDAHLSDFKSYYDKTWGKFKTITHPIPGNHESYDDTPFKGYEDYFGAIAKPQGKRYYSWEMGNWHFIALDSNDFVTHDDFAEPPQITWLKQDLAKNTKGCVAAYYHHPRWSSGDHGDNPDSTELWNIMTANKVDLVLNGHDHDYERFVPQNADGKADGGGPVEIVGGSGGANLYDLSPAHQTTAKLLKTFGVLKLSMTDTSFQSQLIGVDGKVLDSSPTYTCHR; encoded by the coding sequence GTGGTGGCCGCGATCACGCTGCTGCCCGGCGCGATCGCCGCGGCCAGTACCCCGCAAGCCGATGTCCTGCTCTCCCAAGGGAAACCGGTCGCGACGTCCACCGTCGAGAGCTCGTCCTACGCCGGGACCAAAGCCGTCGACGGCAGTACCACCACCCGGTGGGCCAGCGTCGAAGGCGCCGATCCGCAGTGGCTGCGGATCGACCTCGGCCAGTCCGCCGCGATCCACCGCGTCCTCCTCAACTGGGAAGCCGCCTACGCCAAGAAGTACCGCATCGAAGTCTCCGACGACGGCACGAACTTCACCACCGCTAGCACCGTCGACGCCGGGGACGGCAAGACCGACGACCTCACCGTGAACGCCCACGGCCGGTACGTGCGCTTCGTCGGCGTCACCCGCGCGACGAGCTACGGCTACTCCCTCTGGGAGATGCAGGTCTTCGGCTCCACGGACTCCTCCGGCGACACCCAGGCCCCGACCACCCCGGCCGGCCTCACCGCGGGCACGACCACCGCCACCAGCGCCGCCCTGACGTGGAGCGCCGCCACGGACAACGTCGGCGTCGCCGGGTACGACATCCTGCGCGACGGGACCGCCGTCGCCACCAGCGCGACCCCGTCCTACACCGACAGCGGCCTCACGCCCGACACCAGCTACTCCTACGCCGTCCGCGCCCGCGACGCCGCCGGCAACGTCTCGGGCAGCAGCACCCCGGTCACCGTGAAGACCAAGGCGGGCAGCGGAACGAGCTTCGTCCTGGCCGCGGCCGGTGACATCGCCGAACGCTGCACCTCGAGCAGCTCGAGCTGCGCCCACGTGAAGACCGCGAAACTCGTCGACGCGATGAAGCCCGCGGCCGTGATCACCATGGGCGACAACCAGTACGACGACGCCCACCTCTCGGACTTCAAGTCCTACTACGACAAGACGTGGGGCAAGTTCAAGACCATCACCCACCCGATCCCGGGCAACCACGAGTCCTACGACGACACTCCGTTCAAGGGCTACGAGGACTACTTCGGCGCCATCGCCAAGCCGCAGGGAAAGCGGTACTACAGCTGGGAGATGGGCAACTGGCACTTCATCGCCCTCGACTCCAACGACTTCGTCACCCACGACGACTTCGCCGAGCCGCCCCAGATCACCTGGCTCAAGCAGGACCTGGCCAAGAACACCAAGGGCTGCGTCGCCGCCTACTACCACCACCCGCGGTGGAGCTCCGGTGACCACGGCGACAACCCCGACAGCACCGAGCTGTGGAACATCATGACCGCGAACAAGGTCGATCTCGTCCTCAACGGCCACGACCACGACTACGAGCGGTTCGTCCCGCAGAACGCCGACGGCAAGGCGGATGGAGGAGGCCCCGTCGAGATCGTCGGCGGCTCCGGGGGCGCGAACCTCTACGACCTGAGCCCGGCGCACCAGACGACCGCCAAGCTGCTCAAGACCTTCGGCGTCCTGAAGCTGTCGATGACGGACACGTCGTTCCAGTCGCAGCTCATCGGCGTCGACGGCAAGGTCCTCGACAGCAGCCCGACCTACACCTGCCACCGGTAG
- a CDS encoding MFS transporter, whose product MYIAASRTSDLAAGTDRKPALKRVSANVVALGMVSLVTDVSSEMVTAVLPLYLVLGLGLNPVQFGLLDGLYAGATALVRVLGGHLADRWRRLKAVAGFGYGLSAVCKLGLVAAGSSVAAIGVVLAADRTGKGLRTAPRDALISLSSTPDALGRSFGVHRALDTVGAFLGPLVAMAVLALSLGSYTSVFFTSFCVAAIAVLLLALFVRDHSGNVDRAAVSLRRAAGLLRQNDFRRVTLWAALLGLVTVGDSFVYLVLQRRWEIAATFFPLLPLGTAGVYLVLAVPLGKLADRVGRWPVFLGGHGALCLALVLLCGPQAGIWLAVVALSLHGVFYAATDGVLMAAAGPLIPRDLRATGMAVVQTGQAVARMLSSVLFGLAWTLWDLRPAVLVAAVCLAVVALAAALVKPVRP is encoded by the coding sequence ATGTACATCGCGGCAAGCCGTACCTCGGACCTGGCGGCGGGCACCGACCGGAAACCGGCCCTGAAGAGAGTCTCCGCCAACGTGGTGGCGCTCGGCATGGTCAGCTTGGTCACCGATGTCTCCTCGGAGATGGTCACCGCCGTCCTCCCGCTCTACCTGGTGCTCGGCCTCGGCCTGAACCCGGTGCAGTTCGGGCTGCTCGACGGGCTCTACGCGGGCGCCACCGCCCTCGTGCGGGTGCTCGGCGGGCACCTGGCCGACCGGTGGCGGCGGCTCAAGGCCGTCGCCGGGTTCGGGTACGGCTTGTCCGCAGTGTGCAAGCTCGGCCTGGTCGCGGCCGGCTCGTCGGTCGCGGCGATCGGCGTAGTCCTCGCCGCCGACCGCACCGGCAAAGGGCTGCGCACCGCCCCGCGTGACGCCCTGATCTCGCTCAGCAGCACGCCGGACGCGCTCGGCCGGTCGTTCGGCGTGCACCGCGCCCTCGACACCGTCGGCGCGTTCCTCGGTCCCCTGGTCGCGATGGCCGTGCTCGCGCTGAGCCTGGGCAGCTACACGAGCGTGTTCTTCACCAGCTTCTGCGTCGCGGCGATCGCCGTGCTGCTGCTCGCCCTCTTCGTCCGGGACCACTCCGGGAACGTCGACCGCGCCGCGGTGTCGCTGCGCAGGGCGGCCGGTCTCCTCAGGCAGAACGACTTCCGGCGTGTGACGCTCTGGGCCGCGTTGCTGGGCCTGGTGACGGTCGGCGACTCGTTCGTCTACCTCGTCCTGCAGCGGCGCTGGGAGATCGCGGCGACGTTCTTCCCGCTGTTGCCGCTGGGCACCGCCGGGGTCTACCTCGTCCTGGCCGTGCCGCTCGGCAAGCTCGCCGACCGGGTCGGGCGGTGGCCGGTGTTCCTCGGCGGCCACGGCGCGTTGTGCCTGGCGCTGGTCCTGCTGTGCGGGCCGCAGGCGGGGATCTGGCTCGCCGTCGTCGCGCTCAGCCTGCACGGCGTCTTCTACGCGGCCACCGACGGCGTCCTCATGGCCGCCGCCGGCCCGCTCATCCCGCGTGACCTCCGGGCCACCGGGATGGCCGTCGTGCAGACCGGGCAGGCCGTGGCCCGCATGCTTTCGTCCGTCCTCTTCGGACTGGCCTGGACGCTCTGGGACCTGCGGCCCGCGGTGCTCGTCGCCGCGGTCTGCCTGGCCGTGGTCGCCCTCGCCGCCGCTCTCGTGAAACCGGTGCGCCCGTGA
- a CDS encoding GGDEF domain-containing protein — MWTGAKARWITYALGCELVAVVATGGALVTGFGGPVRPVWFAVLVALGVAQAEMSRRIERLRRWMSGQTHINVTSVWYLAGVVLLPPAWVALLAVVLYAHLWVRVWRQVRTRPAHRFVASTAWAMLSCFAASSVLAVSGLHGTPLQTTRGLFALCLAAAVFELVNIGLVAAGIYLYTSQRSAADLIGTWEDNAFELATLCLGGLAALALAEQPVLVVFVVAPLLLLHRYLLLKQQLQVAAVTDEKTGLLNTAGWHDSAVREHTRSQRRGPAGGGFAVLMIDLDHFKRINDTYGHLTGDDVLAAVAVAISGAVRQGDTTGRFGGEEFVVLLPGVGRAEVLGIAERVRAAVGELNVVISTGGGTVRVGGLSVSIGVARHPDAGPTLDDVLRSADAALYRAKEAGRNRVAV; from the coding sequence ATGTGGACAGGGGCGAAAGCCCGCTGGATCACCTACGCGCTCGGCTGCGAGCTGGTCGCGGTCGTGGCGACCGGGGGCGCGCTGGTCACCGGGTTCGGCGGGCCCGTGCGGCCGGTCTGGTTCGCGGTGCTGGTCGCGCTCGGCGTCGCGCAGGCCGAGATGTCGCGCCGCATCGAGCGGCTGCGGCGGTGGATGAGCGGGCAGACCCACATCAACGTCACGTCGGTCTGGTACCTCGCCGGCGTCGTCCTGCTGCCGCCGGCTTGGGTGGCGCTGCTGGCCGTCGTGCTCTACGCGCACCTGTGGGTGCGCGTGTGGCGTCAGGTTCGTACGCGGCCCGCGCACCGCTTCGTCGCCAGCACGGCTTGGGCGATGCTCTCGTGCTTCGCCGCTTCGTCCGTTCTCGCGGTGTCCGGGCTGCACGGGACGCCGTTGCAGACGACGCGCGGACTGTTCGCGCTCTGCTTGGCCGCCGCGGTGTTCGAGCTGGTGAACATCGGCCTGGTCGCGGCCGGGATCTACCTCTACACGAGCCAGCGCTCGGCGGCCGACCTGATCGGCACCTGGGAGGACAACGCTTTCGAGCTCGCGACCCTCTGCCTCGGTGGCCTCGCCGCGCTGGCGCTGGCCGAGCAGCCGGTGCTGGTGGTGTTCGTGGTCGCGCCGTTGCTGCTGCTGCACCGTTACCTGCTGCTGAAGCAGCAGTTGCAGGTCGCGGCGGTCACCGATGAGAAGACGGGACTGCTCAACACCGCCGGCTGGCACGATTCCGCGGTACGCGAACACACCCGCTCCCAGCGGCGCGGCCCCGCCGGCGGCGGTTTCGCGGTGCTGATGATCGATCTTGATCATTTCAAGCGCATCAACGACACGTACGGCCACCTCACCGGCGACGACGTGCTGGCGGCGGTCGCGGTCGCGATCTCCGGCGCGGTCCGCCAAGGCGACACGACCGGCCGATTCGGCGGCGAGGAGTTCGTGGTCCTGCTGCCGGGCGTCGGCCGCGCCGAAGTGCTCGGCATCGCCGAACGCGTGCGAGCGGCGGTGGGAGAGTTGAACGTGGTGATCTCGACCGGCGGCGGAACGGTCCGAGTGGGTGGGCTGTCGGTGTCGATCGGCGTGGCCCGCCACCCGGACGCGGGCCCAACACTCGACGACGTACTCCGCTCGGCGGATGCCGCGTTGTACCGCGCCAAGGAGGCCGGCCGGAACCGCGTTGCTGTGTGA
- a CDS encoding FAD binding domain-containing protein, translating to MIPASFDYVRPSTVDEAVQALASAGEDAKVIAGGQSLLPVLRMRLAAPTTLVDLGRVAELRGVREDGDDLVIGAMTTHYDVQRDALVASHAALLKEATDTVADPQIRHRGTLGGAIAHADPAGDLLAPVLALDASLVLAGPSGRRTVPAAEFFQDLFTTALAADELLVEVRIPKHTGWRAHYEKFNRVAQAWSMVAVAVTVRTEAGVIEEARVALTNMGSTPVRASGVEAALVGVQASADSIAAAASHAAEGTNPPVDSNADVEYRRHLAQVLTGRAIAAAAGA from the coding sequence GTGATCCCGGCTTCTTTCGACTACGTCCGCCCGTCCACAGTGGACGAAGCGGTGCAGGCCCTGGCGTCGGCGGGTGAGGACGCCAAGGTCATCGCGGGCGGGCAGAGCCTGCTGCCGGTGCTGCGGATGCGGCTGGCCGCGCCGACCACGCTGGTCGACCTCGGGCGCGTCGCGGAGCTGCGCGGCGTGCGCGAGGACGGTGACGACCTCGTGATCGGGGCGATGACCACGCACTACGACGTCCAGCGGGACGCACTGGTCGCTTCGCACGCGGCTCTGCTCAAGGAGGCGACCGACACGGTGGCCGACCCGCAGATCCGCCACCGGGGCACGCTGGGCGGCGCGATCGCCCACGCCGACCCGGCCGGGGACCTGCTGGCGCCGGTCCTGGCGCTGGACGCGTCGCTGGTGCTGGCCGGGCCCTCCGGTCGTCGTACGGTGCCGGCCGCGGAGTTCTTCCAGGACCTGTTCACCACGGCGCTGGCCGCGGACGAGCTGCTGGTCGAGGTCCGCATCCCCAAGCACACCGGGTGGCGGGCGCACTACGAGAAGTTCAACCGCGTCGCCCAGGCGTGGTCAATGGTCGCGGTCGCGGTCACCGTCCGTACCGAAGCGGGCGTCATCGAGGAGGCCCGGGTCGCGCTGACGAACATGGGCTCGACCCCGGTGCGCGCTTCGGGCGTCGAAGCGGCGCTGGTCGGCGTCCAGGCCTCGGCCGACTCGATCGCCGCGGCGGCCTCGCACGCGGCCGAGGGCACGAACCCGCCGGTCGACAGCAACGCCGACGTCGAATACCGCCGTCACCTGGCCCAGGTCCTGACGGGCCGGGCCATCGCGGCGGCGGCCGGGGCCTGA